A genomic segment from Longimicrobium sp. encodes:
- a CDS encoding amino acid adenylation domain-containing protein — MTELTDRLAKLTPAQRKLLDMRRAQPSAASPAAEPAPIPARGGGPAPLSFSQRRLWFLDRMEPGNAFYNLPNAVRLRGALHQAALEQALGEIVRRHEALRTVFAEADGEPVQAVAPFGGFILPVEDLSGLGDADREAAARRRVGEEAARPFDLATGPLFRAGLLRLGPEEHVLLVSMHHIVSDGWSMGVLLRELSALYAAYREGRASPLPELAVQYADYAVWQHEQLDGGVLNPQLAYWKERLAGAPELLELPADHPRPAVQTYRGATVPVELSAELTERLQALGRGEGATLYMTLLGAFQVLLSRYSGSTDVVVGSSIAGRTRKEVEELIGFFVNSLVLRTDLSGDPGFRETLRRVREVTLGAFANQEVPFEKLVAELQPERSLSHSPLFQVNFELQKAGGGQGSALQGLSVGAVEADHVSAQFDLSLELVATPQGLRGGLIYSTDLFDRGTIERMIGHLARVLEQVAADPDARLSRLALAGPEERARVVVEWNRTEAEYPRNACIHQLFEAQAERTPDAAALAWGTEALTYRELDARANRLAHHLAALGAGPESRVGLRLERSVENVVATLAVLKAGGCCVPVDTSYPAERMELMLADSGVRVLLSDGELAAPTGLHVVRLDQLAEGLAAGPDHPPSTNASAENLAYVFYTSGSTGRPKGVMMAHREVVQYASGLPGTMPIGPGDRVAQASNASFDAAVFEIWGALLNGAALVGIDRDVLLSAPLLGQALREQGITHLYQTAALFNQHVREQVDIYATLRQLVFGAEAVGTESVRAMLRQGKPARVLHEYGPTEATVWCTLEEVEEVAEDAPTVLIGRPIPNARAYVLDPAGEPLPVGVPGDLCIGGEGVVRGYLGRPGLTAERFVPDPFAAEPGARMYRTGDRARWRAEGKLEFMGRLDDQVKIRGFRIEPGEVEAAIAAYPGVREARVMMREDQPGDKRLVAYVVGTVDPDGLRAHLRQGLPEYMVPQAIVALERLPLTPNGKVDRKALPVPEYAAGADRYVAPRTPVEEVLAGIWAEVLGVERVGVEDDFFALGGHSLLVTRLLARVQNALGAVVPLRAVFEGPTVAELAVRVEEVRRAGLPALPPVVPAERTGALPLSFAQERLWFMDQLEPGSAAYNVPVAVRLGGALDVAALERALGEIVRRHEALRTVFAEVDGAPVQVVAPVGGFALPVEDLSGLGEADREAKVSRRAGEEAARPFDLAAGPLFRAALLRLGADEHVLLVGMHHIVSDGWSMGVLFRELSALYTAYRGGGESPLPELSVQYADYAVWQREQFAGEVLDRQLAYWRERLAGAPELLELPADHPRPPAQTYRGAMVPVQLPLQLQERLQALGRSEGATLYMTLLSAYQVLLSRYSGSEDVVVGSPTAGRTRAEVEELIGFFVNTMVLRTDLSGDPSFRELLGRVREATLGAYEHQELPFERLVAELQPERSRSHAPIFQASFTMDDAQGTGSGLAELSLQGVGAELGVAKLDLALTLLTTPQGLRGGVTYSTDLFERATIERMVRHLERVLEQAAANADVRLSRLELLSAEERGLVVEEWNRTDAEYPADRCIHELFEARATETPDAAAVRFDGAALTYRELDHAANRLANHLRRRGVGPETRVGICLERGTELVVAILAVLKAGGAWVPLDPAYPAERLAFMLADSGARLLLTRRPLPEGLPPHAAEVVCLDAERERIEAESAQAPAAGVLPENLAYVIYTSGSTGRPKGVLVPHRGLANVARGHARDLGVEAGDRVLQFASPSFDASVFEMVMALAAGATLVLGTRETLAPGPDLVRFLHDEEVTVATLPPSALAVLPTSELPALRTLLTAGEACPAELVERWAPERRFFNLYGPTEATIWSTTAVCAPGGGRPPIGRPVANTRAYVLDRRGELVPVGVAGELYVGGAGVTRGYAGRPALTAERFVPDAFGAAGGRLYRTGDRVRWSARGELEFLGRVDAQVKVRGFRIEPGEIEGVLRRSEGVSESVVVARDDVAGEKQLVAYVVGNVEAGALREHLLRELPEYMVPSAVVVLDAFPLTPNGKLDRKALPAPDFAPAEEGYVAPRTPTEEALAGIWAEVLHLDRVGVAESFFDLGGHSLLATLAVARVQQVFGVEVPVRTIFDEPTVAEMAARVDAALEVMDAELGQVDPEEMAEMLALLRRSPLA, encoded by the coding sequence ATGACTGAACTGACCGATCGCCTGGCGAAGCTGACGCCCGCGCAGCGCAAGCTGCTGGACATGCGGCGCGCACAACCCTCCGCGGCCTCCCCGGCCGCGGAGCCCGCCCCCATTCCCGCGCGCGGCGGGGGGCCGGCGCCGCTCTCGTTTTCGCAGCGGCGCCTGTGGTTCCTGGACCGCATGGAGCCGGGGAACGCCTTCTACAACCTTCCCAACGCCGTGCGGCTGCGCGGCGCGCTGCACCAGGCGGCGCTGGAGCAGGCGCTGGGGGAGATCGTTCGGCGCCACGAGGCGCTACGGACGGTCTTCGCCGAGGCGGACGGCGAGCCGGTGCAGGCGGTCGCGCCGTTCGGCGGGTTCATCCTGCCGGTGGAGGACCTGTCGGGGCTGGGCGACGCGGACCGCGAGGCGGCGGCCAGGCGCCGGGTGGGGGAGGAGGCGGCCCGGCCCTTCGACCTCGCGACGGGCCCGCTCTTCCGTGCGGGGCTGCTGCGGCTGGGGCCTGAGGAGCACGTGCTGCTGGTGTCCATGCACCACATCGTCAGCGACGGGTGGAGCATGGGGGTGCTCCTGCGCGAGCTGTCGGCGCTGTACGCGGCGTACCGCGAGGGGCGTGCGTCGCCGCTGCCGGAGCTGGCGGTGCAGTACGCCGACTACGCGGTGTGGCAGCACGAGCAGCTGGATGGCGGGGTGCTGAACCCGCAGCTGGCGTACTGGAAGGAGCGCTTGGCGGGCGCGCCGGAGCTGCTGGAGCTGCCGGCGGACCATCCGCGCCCGGCGGTGCAGACGTACCGCGGCGCCACGGTGCCGGTGGAGCTTTCCGCGGAGCTGACGGAGCGGCTGCAGGCGCTGGGGCGCGGCGAGGGCGCCACGCTGTACATGACGCTGCTGGGTGCCTTCCAGGTGCTGCTCTCCAGGTACAGCGGGAGCACGGACGTCGTCGTGGGCAGCTCCATCGCGGGGCGCACGCGAAAGGAGGTCGAGGAGCTGATCGGCTTTTTCGTCAACAGCCTGGTGCTGCGCACCGACCTTTCGGGCGACCCCGGCTTCCGTGAGACCCTGCGGCGGGTGCGCGAGGTGACGCTGGGCGCGTTCGCGAACCAGGAGGTGCCGTTCGAGAAGCTGGTGGCCGAGCTGCAGCCGGAACGGTCGTTGAGCCACTCGCCGCTCTTCCAGGTGAACTTCGAGCTGCAGAAGGCGGGTGGGGGCCAGGGAAGCGCGCTGCAGGGGCTGAGCGTGGGCGCGGTCGAGGCGGACCACGTGAGCGCCCAGTTCGATCTTTCCCTGGAGCTCGTGGCGACTCCCCAGGGGCTGCGTGGCGGACTGATCTACAGCACCGATCTCTTCGATCGCGGGACGATCGAGCGGATGATCGGCCACCTGGCGCGGGTGCTGGAGCAGGTGGCCGCCGACCCGGACGCGCGCCTTTCGCGCCTGGCGCTCGCCGGGCCGGAGGAGCGCGCCCGGGTCGTCGTGGAGTGGAACCGCACCGAGGCGGAGTATCCGCGGAACGCCTGCATCCACCAGCTCTTCGAGGCGCAGGCCGAACGCACGCCCGACGCGGCGGCGCTGGCCTGGGGCACGGAGGCGCTGACGTACCGGGAGCTGGACGCGCGCGCCAACCGGCTGGCGCACCACCTGGCCGCGTTGGGCGCGGGGCCGGAGAGCCGCGTCGGCCTGCGGCTGGAGCGCAGCGTAGAGAACGTGGTCGCCACCTTGGCCGTGCTCAAGGCCGGGGGCTGCTGCGTTCCCGTCGACACCAGCTACCCGGCCGAGCGGATGGAGCTCATGCTGGCCGACAGCGGCGTCCGCGTCCTGCTGAGCGACGGCGAGCTCGCCGCCCCCACGGGTCTCCACGTCGTCCGCCTGGACCAGCTGGCGGAGGGGCTCGCCGCCGGGCCCGATCATCCTCCCTCGACGAACGCGTCGGCGGAAAACCTCGCCTACGTCTTCTACACCAGCGGGAGCACGGGACGGCCGAAGGGCGTGATGATGGCCCACCGCGAGGTGGTGCAGTACGCATCGGGCCTCCCCGGGACGATGCCGATCGGCCCCGGCGACCGCGTGGCGCAGGCGTCGAACGCGAGCTTCGACGCCGCCGTGTTCGAGATCTGGGGCGCGCTGCTGAACGGGGCCGCGCTGGTGGGCATCGACCGCGACGTCCTCCTTTCCGCGCCGCTGCTGGGGCAGGCGCTGCGCGAGCAGGGGATTACGCACCTCTACCAGACCGCCGCGCTCTTCAACCAGCACGTGCGGGAGCAGGTGGACATCTATGCCACCCTGCGCCAGTTGGTGTTCGGGGCCGAGGCCGTGGGAACCGAGAGCGTGCGGGCGATGCTGCGCCAGGGGAAGCCCGCCCGCGTGCTGCACGAGTACGGGCCCACCGAGGCGACCGTGTGGTGCACGCTCGAGGAGGTGGAGGAGGTGGCGGAGGACGCGCCCACCGTGCTGATCGGGCGGCCGATCCCGAACGCGCGCGCCTACGTCCTCGACCCGGCGGGCGAGCCGCTCCCGGTGGGCGTTCCCGGCGACCTGTGCATCGGGGGCGAGGGCGTGGTGCGCGGCTACCTGGGCCGGCCGGGGCTGACGGCGGAGCGCTTCGTCCCCGACCCGTTCGCCGCGGAGCCAGGCGCGCGGATGTACCGGACCGGCGACCGGGCGCGGTGGCGGGCGGAGGGGAAGCTGGAGTTCATGGGCCGCCTGGACGACCAGGTGAAGATCCGCGGCTTCCGCATCGAGCCGGGCGAGGTGGAGGCGGCGATCGCGGCGTATCCCGGGGTGCGCGAGGCCCGGGTGATGATGCGCGAGGACCAGCCGGGCGACAAGCGGCTGGTGGCGTACGTGGTGGGCACGGTGGATCCGGACGGGCTGCGCGCGCACCTGCGCCAGGGGCTGCCGGAGTACATGGTGCCGCAGGCGATCGTCGCCCTGGAGCGGCTGCCGCTGACCCCGAACGGCAAGGTGGACCGCAAGGCGCTGCCCGTGCCCGAGTACGCGGCCGGCGCGGACCGGTACGTGGCGCCGCGCACCCCCGTGGAAGAGGTGCTGGCGGGGATCTGGGCGGAGGTGCTGGGGGTGGAGCGGGTGGGGGTGGAGGACGACTTCTTCGCGCTCGGCGGGCACTCGCTGCTGGTGACGCGGCTCCTGGCGCGGGTGCAGAACGCGCTGGGCGCCGTCGTGCCGCTGCGCGCCGTCTTCGAGGGGCCCACGGTGGCGGAACTGGCCGTGCGGGTGGAGGAGGTGCGCCGCGCCGGGCTGCCGGCGCTGCCGCCGGTGGTGCCCGCCGAGCGCACGGGGGCGCTGCCGCTCTCCTTCGCGCAGGAGCGGCTCTGGTTCATGGACCAGCTGGAGCCGGGGAGCGCCGCCTACAACGTCCCCGTGGCGGTGCGCCTGGGAGGTGCACTGGACGTGGCGGCGCTGGAGCGGGCGCTGGGCGAGATCGTCCGGCGTCACGAGGCGCTGCGGACGGTCTTCGCCGAGGTGGACGGCGCGCCGGTGCAGGTGGTGGCCCCGGTCGGCGGATTCGCCCTGCCGGTGGAGGACCTGTCGGGGCTCGGCGAGGCCGATCGCGAGGCGAAGGTCAGCCGGCGCGCCGGCGAGGAGGCGGCACGGCCCTTCGACCTTGCGGCGGGCCCGCTCTTCCGCGCGGCGCTGCTGCGGCTGGGCGCCGATGAGCACGTGCTGCTTGTGGGGATGCACCACATCGTGAGCGACGGGTGGAGCATGGGGGTGCTCTTCCGCGAGCTGTCGGCGCTGTACACGGCGTACCGCGGGGGCGGGGAGTCGCCGCTGCCGGAGCTGTCGGTGCAGTACGCCGATTACGCGGTGTGGCAGCGCGAGCAGTTCGCGGGCGAGGTGCTGGACAGGCAGCTGGCGTACTGGCGGGAGCGCCTGGCGGGCGCCCCGGAGCTGCTGGAGCTGCCCGCGGACCATCCCCGCCCGCCGGCGCAGACGTACCGGGGCGCGATGGTTCCGGTGCAGCTCCCGCTCCAGCTGCAGGAGCGGCTGCAGGCGCTGGGGCGCAGCGAGGGCGCGACGCTGTACATGACGCTGCTGTCTGCCTACCAGGTGCTGCTTTCGAGATATTCCGGGAGCGAGGACGTGGTGGTGGGGAGCCCGACCGCCGGGCGCACGCGCGCGGAGGTGGAGGAGCTGATCGGCTTCTTCGTCAACACGATGGTGCTGCGCACCGACCTCTCGGGAGACCCCAGCTTCCGCGAGCTGCTGGGCCGGGTGCGCGAGGCCACGCTGGGCGCGTACGAGCACCAGGAGCTTCCCTTCGAGCGCCTGGTGGCCGAGCTGCAGCCGGAGCGGTCCCGGAGCCACGCGCCGATCTTCCAGGCGTCGTTCACGATGGACGACGCCCAGGGCACCGGCAGCGGGCTCGCGGAGCTGAGCCTCCAGGGAGTCGGAGCGGAGCTCGGGGTCGCCAAGCTCGATCTGGCCCTGACGCTCCTTACGACCCCCCAGGGCCTGCGCGGCGGGGTGACCTACAGCACCGACCTCTTCGAGCGCGCCACCATCGAGCGCATGGTGCGGCACCTGGAGCGGGTGCTGGAGCAGGCCGCCGCGAACGCGGACGTGCGGCTCTCGCGGCTGGAGCTGCTTTCGGCCGAAGAGCGCGGCCTGGTGGTGGAGGAGTGGAACCGGACCGACGCGGAGTATCCGGCGGACCGGTGCATCCACGAGCTGTTCGAAGCCCGGGCGACGGAGACGCCGGACGCGGCCGCGGTCCGCTTCGACGGCGCGGCGCTCACCTACCGCGAGCTGGACCACGCCGCCAACCGGCTGGCGAACCACCTGCGGCGCCGCGGGGTGGGCCCGGAAACCCGCGTGGGCATCTGCCTGGAGCGCGGCACGGAGCTGGTCGTGGCCATCCTGGCCGTGCTCAAGGCCGGCGGCGCCTGGGTGCCGCTGGACCCGGCGTACCCGGCCGAGCGGCTGGCCTTCATGCTCGCCGACTCGGGTGCCCGGCTCCTGCTCACCCGCCGTCCCCTGCCGGAGGGGCTGCCGCCCCACGCCGCCGAGGTCGTCTGCCTCGACGCCGAGCGCGAGCGCATCGAGGCCGAGAGCGCGCAGGCGCCCGCCGCCGGCGTGCTCCCCGAGAACCTGGCGTACGTCATCTACACCTCCGGCTCCACCGGCCGCCCCAAGGGCGTGCTGGTGCCGCACCGGGGGCTCGCCAACGTGGCCCGGGGGCACGCGCGCGACCTGGGCGTGGAGGCCGGCGACCGGGTGCTCCAGTTCGCCTCGCCCAGCTTCGACGCTTCGGTGTTCGAGATGGTGATGGCCCTGGCCGCCGGCGCCACGCTGGTGCTGGGGACGCGCGAGACCCTGGCCCCGGGACCCGACCTCGTCCGCTTCCTCCACGACGAGGAGGTCACCGTAGCCACCCTGCCGCCCTCCGCGCTCGCCGTGCTGCCCACGTCGGAGCTGCCGGCGCTCCGCACGCTGCTGACCGCGGGCGAGGCGTGCCCGGCCGAGCTGGTGGAGCGCTGGGCCCCGGAGCGCCGCTTCTTCAACCTGTACGGGCCCACCGAGGCCACCATCTGGTCCACCACCGCGGTGTGCGCTCCGGGCGGCGGGCGGCCCCCCATCGGGCGCCCGGTGGCCAACACCCGCGCGTACGTGCTCGACAGGCGTGGAGAGCTGGTGCCGGTGGGTGTGGCGGGCGAGCTGTACGTGGGAGGCGCCGGCGTAACCCGCGGCTACGCCGGCCGGCCGGCGCTGACGGCGGAGCGCTTCGTCCCTGACGCGTTCGGAGCGGCGGGAGGGCGGTTGTACCGCACGGGCGACCGGGTGCGGTGGTCGGCCCGGGGCGAGCTGGAGTTCCTGGGGCGGGTAGACGCGCAGGTCAAGGTGCGCGGGTTCCGGATCGAGCCGGGCGAGATCGAGGGCGTGCTGCGGCGGAGCGAGGGAGTCTCCGAAAGCGTGGTCGTGGCCCGCGACGACGTGGCCGGTGAGAAGCAGCTGGTGGCGTACGTGGTGGGCAACGTGGAGGCGGGCGCCCTGCGCGAGCACCTGCTCCGCGAACTCCCGGAGTACATGGTGCCGTCGGCGGTCGTGGTGCTGGACGCGTTCCCGCTGACGCCGAATGGAAAGCTGGACCGCAAGGCGCTGCCGGCGCCGGACTTCGCCCCCGCCGAGGAGGGCTACGTAGCGCCGCGCACGCCGACCGAGGAGGCGCTGGCGGGGATCTGGGCGGAGGTGCTGCACCTGGACCGGGTGGGGGTGGCGGAGAGCTTCTTCGACCTGGGGGGCCACTCGCTGCTGGCCACGCTCGCGGTCGCGCGGGTGCAGCAGGTGTTCGGGGTCGAGGTGCCGGTGCGGACGATCTTCGACGAACCCACGGTGGCGGAGATGGCCGCCCGCGTAGACGCTGCCCTGGAAGTGATGGACGCCGAGCTCGGCCAGGTGGACCCGGAGGAGATGGCGGAGATGCTCGCGCTCCTCCGCCGCTCCCCCCTCGCATGA
- a CDS encoding type I polyketide synthase, with protein sequence MSHSNEPTGLEIAVVGMAGRFPGAPGVDALWANLRAGVESIRHFTGEELAAAGVPESLRTNPAYVPARGALAEVDRFDAAFFGFSPREAQVTDPQQRLFLEVAWEALEHAGYDAARVPGRVGVYAGASLSSYFVNLLFRPDVIAAAGEMTVNMGNDKDFLASRAAFKMGLEGPAVVVQTACSTSLVAVHLACQALLGGDCDMVLVGGSAVTANEHAGYLYQQGNILSPDGHCRAFDADARGTVGGSGVAVAALKRLEDALADGDTVHAVILATAINNDGSAKVGFTAPRVEGQAAAIRAAHAAADVDPATITYVEAHGTGTELGDPIEIEALTQAFRAGTDRTGFCAIGSIKTNIGHLDVAAGIAGLIKTTLVLREGEIPPSLHFTRPNPQIDFASSPFFVNATLAKWTPPAGVPRRAGVSSFGIGGTNAHVVMEQAPAAAPSPAPSRAEQLLVLSARTETALDAAARRLAAHLEQNPEQPLADVAWTLQQGRRAFAHRRAVVARTHAEAARALADPAAGVAGRAGSEAPAAVFLFPGQGAQYAGMARGLYEREPVFRDELDRCAEFLRPHLGLDLREAIFSDDADRLKQTALTQPALFAVEYAAAKQWMAWGIVPESMIGHSVGEYVAACLAGVFLLEDALALVAERGRLMQSLPPGSMLAIPLPAAEVEPALGGSVSVATVNAPDRCVVSGPGDEIARLEAELAARGIQAKRVETSHAFHSPMMDPILDAFRARVAQTARGAPALRWVSNLTGTWITPEQAADPAYWASHLRQAVRFADCVATLAAEGRERVFVECGPGRTLSSLARRQVPGSAAIPAMRHAGDPADDVEVLLSALGRAWAAGTEVDWRAVHGGQARRRVPLPTYPFERKRFWIDRAPRPGFVAPATIAGDEAEADAAAGDPRAGWSATERAIGRIWETLLGAAPGLHDDFFGEGGDSLMATQLVARIRAELGGQIGVRAVFEAPTVATLAAVVDGAAADAGLDALLAGVEGLSDDEIEALLTAGIEESGHD encoded by the coding sequence ATGAGCCATAGCAACGAGCCCACGGGGCTGGAGATCGCCGTCGTGGGAATGGCGGGGCGCTTTCCCGGCGCGCCCGGCGTGGACGCCCTGTGGGCCAACCTGCGCGCCGGGGTGGAGTCCATCCGCCACTTCACCGGCGAGGAGCTGGCCGCCGCGGGGGTGCCGGAGTCGCTGCGCACCAACCCCGCGTACGTCCCCGCGCGGGGCGCGCTGGCCGAGGTGGATCGCTTCGACGCCGCCTTCTTCGGCTTCAGCCCGCGCGAGGCGCAGGTCACCGATCCCCAGCAGCGCCTGTTCCTGGAGGTGGCGTGGGAGGCGCTGGAGCACGCCGGCTACGATGCCGCGCGCGTCCCCGGCCGCGTGGGCGTGTACGCGGGCGCCAGCCTGAGCAGCTACTTCGTGAACCTGCTCTTCCGCCCCGACGTGATCGCCGCGGCCGGCGAGATGACCGTGAACATGGGGAACGACAAGGACTTCCTGGCCAGCCGCGCGGCGTTCAAGATGGGGCTCGAAGGCCCCGCCGTGGTGGTGCAGACGGCGTGCAGCACCTCGCTGGTGGCGGTGCACCTGGCCTGCCAGGCGCTGCTGGGCGGCGACTGCGACATGGTCCTGGTCGGGGGCTCGGCCGTAACGGCGAACGAGCACGCGGGCTACCTGTATCAGCAGGGGAACATCCTTTCGCCGGACGGGCATTGCCGGGCCTTCGACGCGGATGCGCGGGGGACGGTGGGCGGCAGCGGCGTGGCCGTGGCGGCGCTCAAGCGGCTGGAAGACGCGCTGGCCGACGGCGACACCGTGCACGCGGTGATCCTGGCCACCGCCATCAACAACGACGGCTCCGCCAAGGTCGGCTTCACCGCGCCGCGGGTAGAGGGGCAGGCCGCCGCCATCCGCGCCGCGCACGCCGCCGCCGACGTGGACCCCGCCACCATCACCTACGTGGAAGCCCACGGCACGGGGACGGAGCTGGGCGACCCCATCGAGATCGAGGCGCTCACGCAGGCGTTCCGCGCGGGAACGGACCGCACCGGCTTCTGCGCCATCGGCTCGATCAAGACCAACATCGGCCACCTCGACGTGGCGGCGGGGATCGCGGGCCTCATCAAGACCACGCTGGTGCTGCGCGAGGGCGAGATCCCGCCTTCGCTGCACTTCACGCGGCCCAACCCGCAGATCGACTTCGCGTCGAGCCCCTTCTTCGTCAACGCCACGCTGGCGAAGTGGACGCCCCCCGCCGGGGTGCCGCGGCGCGCCGGGGTCTCGTCGTTCGGCATCGGCGGCACCAACGCGCACGTGGTGATGGAGCAGGCGCCCGCGGCGGCGCCCTCCCCCGCGCCGTCGCGCGCGGAGCAGCTGCTGGTCCTTTCCGCCCGCACCGAGACGGCGCTGGACGCGGCGGCGCGGCGGCTGGCCGCGCACCTGGAGCAGAACCCGGAGCAGCCGCTGGCGGACGTGGCGTGGACGCTTCAGCAGGGGCGGCGCGCCTTCGCCCACCGCCGCGCCGTGGTGGCGCGCACCCACGCCGAGGCCGCGCGGGCGCTGGCGGACCCGGCTGCGGGCGTGGCCGGCCGGGCCGGGAGCGAGGCGCCCGCGGCCGTTTTCCTTTTCCCCGGCCAGGGCGCGCAGTACGCGGGAATGGCGCGCGGCCTCTACGAGCGCGAGCCCGTCTTCCGCGACGAGCTGGACCGCTGCGCGGAGTTCCTGCGCCCGCACCTGGGCCTGGACCTGCGCGAGGCGATCTTCTCGGACGACGCGGACCGGCTGAAGCAGACGGCGCTGACCCAGCCCGCGCTCTTCGCCGTGGAATACGCGGCCGCGAAGCAGTGGATGGCGTGGGGGATCGTGCCGGAGTCCATGATCGGCCACAGCGTGGGCGAGTACGTGGCCGCCTGCCTGGCCGGCGTCTTTTTGCTGGAAGATGCGCTGGCCCTCGTCGCCGAGCGCGGCCGGCTGATGCAGTCGCTGCCGCCGGGCTCCATGCTCGCCATCCCCCTTCCCGCCGCCGAGGTGGAGCCGGCGCTGGGCGGATCGGTGTCGGTCGCGACCGTCAACGCGCCGGACCGCTGCGTGGTCTCCGGGCCGGGCGACGAGATCGCGCGGCTCGAGGCGGAGCTGGCGGCCCGCGGGATCCAGGCGAAGCGCGTGGAAACGTCGCACGCGTTCCACTCGCCGATGATGGACCCCATCCTCGACGCCTTCAGGGCCCGCGTGGCGCAGACCGCCCGCGGCGCACCCGCGCTGCGCTGGGTGTCGAACCTCACGGGAACGTGGATCACGCCGGAGCAGGCGGCGGACCCTGCGTACTGGGCCAGCCACCTGCGCCAGGCCGTCCGCTTCGCCGACTGCGTGGCCACGCTGGCCGCGGAGGGGCGCGAGCGGGTGTTCGTGGAGTGCGGGCCCGGGCGCACGCTGTCGTCGCTGGCCAGGCGGCAGGTGCCGGGATCCGCCGCCATCCCCGCCATGCGCCACGCCGGCGACCCGGCGGACGACGTCGAGGTGCTGCTGTCCGCGCTGGGCCGCGCCTGGGCGGCGGGGACGGAGGTCGACTGGCGCGCCGTGCACGGGGGGCAGGCGCGCCGCCGCGTTCCGCTGCCCACCTATCCCTTCGAGCGCAAGCGATTCTGGATCGACCGCGCGCCGCGGCCCGGCTTCGTCGCCCCGGCGACGATCGCGGGGGACGAGGCGGAGGCGGACGCCGCGGCCGGCGACCCGCGGGCGGGGTGGTCGGCCACGGAGCGGGCCATCGGGCGCATCTGGGAAACGCTGCTCGGCGCCGCGCCGGGGCTGCACGACGACTTCTTCGGGGAGGGCGGCGACTCGCTGATGGCGACGCAGCTGGTGGCCCGCATCCGCGCGGAGCTGGGCGGCCAGATCGGCGTGCGCGCCGTGTTCGAGGCTCCCACGGTGGCCACGCTGGCGGCGGTGGTGGACGGCGCGGCCGCGGACGCAGGGCTGGACGCGCTCCTGGCGGGGGTGGAGGGGCTGAGCGACGACGAGATCGAGGCGCTGCTGACGGCGGGGATTGAAGAGAGTGGACATGACTGA